Proteins encoded in a region of the Pseudomonas shahriarae genome:
- a CDS encoding acetoin reductase has protein sequence MGIAGKVALVTGAGQGIGRAIALRLARDGADIALVDINSAKLEAVAAEVVALGRKASVFTADVSKREQVVAAVEHAHQTLGGFDIIVNNAGVAQIDSLLDVTPEQVERTLGINVQGVLWGIQAAGNKFKALKQKGKIINACSIAGHEGFALLGVYSATKFAVRALTQAAAKELASAGVTVNAYCPGVVGTDMWVEIDKRMAEITGAQVGATYKKYVDGIALGRAETPEDVAGLVAYLAGPDSDYMTGQAPLIDGGLVYR, from the coding sequence ATGGGTATCGCTGGAAAAGTTGCACTGGTGACCGGCGCCGGGCAGGGCATTGGCCGGGCCATCGCCCTGCGCCTGGCGCGGGACGGGGCGGATATCGCCCTGGTCGATATCAATAGCGCCAAGCTCGAAGCCGTGGCGGCCGAGGTCGTGGCACTCGGGCGCAAGGCCTCGGTGTTTACCGCCGACGTGTCCAAGCGCGAGCAGGTGGTCGCGGCGGTCGAGCATGCGCACCAGACCCTGGGTGGCTTTGACATCATCGTCAATAACGCCGGGGTGGCGCAGATTGATTCGCTGCTGGACGTGACCCCGGAACAGGTCGAACGCACTCTGGGTATCAACGTACAGGGCGTGTTGTGGGGCATCCAGGCGGCGGGCAATAAGTTCAAGGCGCTCAAACAGAAGGGCAAGATCATCAATGCCTGCTCGATTGCCGGGCACGAAGGCTTTGCACTGCTGGGGGTGTACTCGGCGACCAAGTTTGCCGTGCGTGCCCTGACCCAGGCAGCGGCCAAGGAACTGGCAAGCGCCGGGGTGACGGTGAATGCCTATTGCCCAGGCGTGGTGGGCACCGATATGTGGGTCGAAATCGACAAGCGCATGGCCGAGATTACCGGCGCGCAAGTGGGGGCAACGTATAAGAAGTACGTGGATGGCATTGCCCTGGGCCGTGCAGAAACACCGGAGGATGTGGCGGGCCTGGTGGCCTACCTGGCCGGCCCGGATTCGGACTACATGACCGGCCAGGCGCCGCTGATCGACGGTGGCCTCGTCTACCGCTAA
- a CDS encoding thiamine pyrophosphate-dependent dehydrogenase E1 component subunit alpha: MSTHLSTDQLLHAYTVMRTIRDFEERLHVEFATGEIPGFVHLYAGQEACAAGVMAHLNDEDCIASNHRGHGHCIAKGVDVFGMMAEIYGKKTGVCGGKGGSMHIADQEKGMLGANGIVGAGAPLAAGAALASKLKGSQGVAVAFFGDGGSNEGAVFEAMNLAAIMKLPCLFVAENNGYAEATGSGWSVACKDIAERAVGFGMPGVIVDGNDFFAVHAALGVAVARARQGEGPTLVEVKLHRFYGHFEGDAQTYRGRDEVKNLRETQDCLALFRQRCSAEGWLQAAQFERIDAEVAQLIDDAVRLAKSDPKPQAADLLSDVYVAYRS; the protein is encoded by the coding sequence ATGTCCACTCACCTGTCCACCGATCAACTGCTGCATGCCTACACCGTGATGCGCACCATCCGTGATTTCGAAGAACGCCTGCATGTGGAATTCGCCACCGGCGAGATCCCCGGGTTCGTGCACCTGTATGCCGGCCAGGAGGCCTGCGCCGCCGGGGTCATGGCCCACCTCAACGATGAAGATTGCATCGCCTCCAACCACCGTGGCCACGGCCATTGCATCGCCAAGGGCGTGGATGTGTTCGGCATGATGGCCGAGATCTACGGCAAGAAAACCGGGGTATGCGGTGGCAAGGGGGGCTCCATGCACATTGCCGACCAGGAGAAGGGCATGCTCGGCGCCAACGGCATTGTTGGCGCCGGTGCGCCGCTGGCGGCCGGTGCGGCCCTGGCGTCCAAGCTCAAGGGCAGCCAGGGCGTGGCCGTGGCGTTTTTTGGCGACGGCGGTTCCAACGAGGGCGCGGTGTTCGAGGCGATGAACCTGGCCGCGATCATGAAACTGCCGTGCCTGTTCGTCGCCGAAAACAATGGTTATGCCGAAGCCACCGGTTCCGGCTGGTCGGTGGCGTGCAAGGACATTGCCGAGCGCGCCGTGGGTTTTGGCATGCCGGGGGTGATTGTCGATGGCAATGATTTCTTTGCCGTCCACGCAGCGCTGGGCGTGGCGGTGGCGCGGGCGCGCCAGGGCGAGGGGCCGACCCTGGTCGAGGTCAAGCTGCACCGCTTCTACGGCCACTTTGAGGGCGATGCGCAAACCTATCGCGGCCGCGATGAAGTGAAAAACCTGCGCGAAACCCAGGATTGCCTGGCGCTGTTTCGCCAGCGCTGCAGTGCCGAAGGCTGGTTGCAGGCGGCGCAGTTCGAGCGCATCGACGCCGAAGTCGCGCAGTTGATCGACGACGCCGTGCGCCTGGCCAAGTCCGATCCCAAGCCCCAGGCCGCCGACCTGCTCAGCGATGTCTACGTCGCCTACCGCTCATAA
- a CDS encoding sigma-54-dependent Fis family transcriptional regulator has product MLAANSREHVDCVSRVVRNAERLPQAPVPSLIFDSWRRSMEQHHLDPGSLQGPRILTEPLLKECRERAELFMRIASEQVSQLHHRVRHADYCVMLTDAQGQTIDHRVDAAIRSDCRKAGLYLGTCWSEAEEGTCGVATVLTSQAAVTVHKRDHFRAAFINLTCSAAPIFDPQGNLLGVMDASALQSPDDRRSQHLVRQMVAQSAQAIENAFFMHSAARHWVLQAHSTPGYVDSQPDLLLAWDQDGRLQALNSKARQALRRRFGQVPVHIGEVFDLDALRAVTDQSVQQLQWRGEAGILHVRLNTPQRQPARVTPNPQVDHRVEEHLRLAVRVKDRNLPVLVQGETGAGKEVFARQLHARSARRDAPFVAVNCAAIPENLIESELFGYVAGAFTGASSKGMTGLLQQAHGGTLFLDEIGDMPLALQTRLLRVMAEGEVAPLGAAKTRAVDIQVICASHRDLASLVSEGRFREDLYFRLGCARVTLPPLRERTDKLALINRLLEQEARSSGVTVGIGQAALERLLGYAWPGNVRQLRHVLAYACAVCDGGTIQLADLPLEVRGERLEVEVEQSMSPERQVLLDALVRHRWKPLPAAQALGISRATLYRRVKQLGIDMPGKHP; this is encoded by the coding sequence ATGCTCGCCGCGAACTCCAGAGAGCACGTCGACTGCGTCAGTCGTGTGGTCCGCAATGCCGAGCGCCTGCCCCAGGCGCCGGTGCCGTCGCTGATTTTCGATTCATGGCGCCGCTCCATGGAGCAGCACCACCTCGATCCCGGCTCGCTGCAGGGGCCACGGATCCTCACCGAGCCGCTGCTCAAGGAATGCCGCGAACGTGCCGAACTGTTCATGCGCATTGCCAGCGAGCAAGTCAGCCAGTTGCACCACCGCGTGCGCCACGCCGACTACTGCGTGATGCTCACCGATGCCCAGGGCCAGACCATCGACCACCGGGTAGACGCGGCCATCCGCAGCGACTGTCGCAAGGCCGGCCTGTACCTGGGTACCTGCTGGTCGGAAGCCGAAGAAGGCACCTGCGGCGTGGCCACGGTGCTGACCAGCCAGGCGGCGGTGACGGTGCACAAGCGCGATCACTTCCGCGCCGCCTTTATCAACCTGACCTGCTCCGCCGCACCGATCTTCGACCCCCAGGGCAACCTGCTGGGGGTGATGGACGCCTCGGCGCTGCAATCCCCGGATGACCGCCGCAGCCAGCACCTGGTGCGGCAGATGGTGGCGCAGAGCGCCCAGGCCATCGAAAACGCCTTCTTCATGCACAGCGCTGCGCGGCACTGGGTACTGCAGGCCCACAGCACCCCGGGTTATGTCGACAGCCAACCCGACCTGCTGCTGGCCTGGGACCAGGACGGACGCCTGCAAGCCTTGAACAGCAAGGCACGCCAGGCACTGCGCCGGCGTTTTGGCCAGGTGCCGGTGCATATCGGCGAGGTGTTCGACCTCGATGCCCTACGCGCGGTGACCGATCAATCGGTCCAGCAACTGCAGTGGCGCGGCGAAGCCGGGATACTCCATGTGCGACTCAACACGCCGCAACGCCAACCGGCGCGGGTGACGCCCAACCCCCAGGTCGACCACCGGGTGGAAGAACACCTGCGCCTGGCGGTGCGCGTCAAGGACCGCAACCTGCCGGTGCTGGTGCAGGGTGAAACCGGGGCTGGCAAGGAAGTCTTTGCCCGCCAACTGCACGCCCGCAGCGCACGCCGCGACGCACCATTCGTGGCGGTGAACTGTGCGGCGATCCCGGAAAACCTGATCGAAAGCGAGCTGTTCGGCTACGTCGCCGGGGCCTTTACCGGCGCGTCCAGCAAGGGCATGACCGGGCTGTTGCAGCAGGCCCATGGCGGCACGCTGTTCCTCGATGAAATCGGCGATATGCCCCTGGCCCTGCAGACCCGCTTGCTGCGGGTGATGGCCGAAGGTGAAGTGGCGCCGCTGGGTGCGGCGAAAACCCGCGCGGTGGATATTCAGGTGATCTGCGCCAGCCACCGTGACCTGGCGAGCCTGGTCAGTGAGGGGCGTTTCCGTGAAGATCTGTACTTTCGCCTGGGCTGCGCCCGCGTCACCCTGCCGCCCCTGCGCGAGCGCACCGACAAACTGGCCTTGATCAACCGGCTGCTGGAGCAGGAAGCGCGCAGCAGCGGGGTCACGGTCGGCATCGGCCAGGCCGCGCTGGAGCGGCTGCTGGGCTATGCCTGGCCGGGTAATGTGCGGCAACTGCGCCATGTGCTGGCGTATGCCTGTGCGGTGTGTGACGGCGGCACGATCCAGTTGGCGGACTTGCCGCTGGAGGTGCGTGGTGAACGGCTGGAGGTCGAGGTCGAGCAAAGTATGAGCCCGGAGCGGCAGGTGCTGCTGGATGCTTTGGTACGCCATCGCTGGAAGCCATTGCCGGCGGCGCAGGCGCTGGGGATTTCCCGCGCGACCCTGTATCGCCGGGTCAAGCAGTTGGGCATTGATATGCCGGGTAAACACCCCTGA
- a CDS encoding TonB-dependent siderophore receptor produces the protein MVLRFRPVVTSHLALGLLLSGGIGNSLAAELELPALNIQGQDESGYRAQSASVGGFNEAPLLDTPASITVINAALIKDQQARLLSEVLRNDASVGESYAPIGYYENFVVRGFSLNAASSYKINGRTITGEQNVALENKQRVELLKGLAGLQSGISEPSGVINYVTKRPEDVRSVTVSTDDRGSGYIATDVGGWFGSEQQFGLRANVAHEDLNSYVEHANGQRDFVSLAFDWNISPDAVLQLDAEYQDKQQRSVPGYQLLGGTEVPHDASPKKLLGHQSGSKQVGIDSLNLNGKFEYRFSDQWKGSVSAARSKVVIDDYSSFAWGCYGSPSCAGVKVPNYFSPEGNYDIADYRSPDDTRRNDEIQAAMTGLFSTAGLSHELTFGTSAFRRVIDKRKSVNEYVGSGNINQDPETFPPTDKPLNDSHRRLDSRQYGLFVTDRISFNEQWQTVLGGREVRLDEKSFDQHGVQERHTQQYEFLPNAALIYKPVENISLYTSYSKGLSLGGEAPWYASNDGEILAPTVSRQIEAGVKYDWRRISFAAAVFQTRQAYQYAKPDNAGDFTYVQQGQQKNTGLELSANGWATERLQIATSVAAIRARVSGSGTPQYEGHQTINVPKLRASVYADYALPWVNGLAVLGGVQYSASKNANRTGNVEVGDYALVNIGSRYTTKVDGYETVFRLSVDNLFDKRYWRDAGEYMGDDYLFQGAPLTARLSASINF, from the coding sequence ATGGTTTTGCGTTTTCGCCCCGTCGTCACCTCACATTTGGCCCTCGGCCTGCTGCTCAGCGGCGGCATCGGCAACAGCCTGGCGGCTGAGCTGGAACTGCCGGCGCTGAACATCCAGGGCCAGGATGAGTCCGGTTATCGTGCGCAAAGCGCGTCGGTCGGCGGCTTCAATGAAGCACCGCTGCTCGACACCCCGGCCTCGATCACCGTGATCAACGCCGCGCTGATCAAGGACCAGCAGGCACGCCTGCTCAGTGAAGTGCTGCGCAACGACGCCTCGGTGGGCGAAAGCTACGCGCCGATTGGCTATTACGAAAATTTCGTGGTCCGGGGTTTTTCCCTGAATGCCGCCAGCAGCTACAAGATCAACGGGCGCACCATCACCGGCGAGCAGAACGTAGCCCTGGAAAACAAGCAGCGGGTGGAGTTGCTCAAGGGCCTGGCGGGCCTGCAAAGCGGGATTTCCGAGCCCAGCGGCGTGATCAACTACGTGACCAAACGCCCGGAAGACGTGCGCTCGGTCACGGTGTCCACCGATGATCGCGGCAGCGGCTATATCGCCACCGATGTCGGCGGCTGGTTTGGCAGCGAGCAGCAATTTGGCTTGCGCGCCAACGTCGCCCATGAAGACCTCAATTCCTATGTCGAACATGCCAATGGCCAGCGGGACTTTGTGTCCCTGGCCTTCGACTGGAACATCAGCCCCGACGCCGTGCTGCAACTGGATGCCGAATACCAGGACAAACAACAGCGCTCGGTGCCCGGCTACCAGTTGCTCGGCGGTACCGAAGTGCCCCATGACGCCTCGCCGAAAAAACTGCTCGGCCACCAGAGCGGCTCCAAGCAGGTGGGGATCGACTCGCTGAACCTCAACGGCAAGTTCGAGTACCGCTTCAGTGACCAGTGGAAAGGCAGCGTCAGCGCGGCCCGCAGCAAGGTGGTGATTGATGACTACAGTTCGTTTGCCTGGGGTTGCTACGGCTCCCCCAGTTGCGCCGGCGTCAAAGTGCCGAACTACTTCAGCCCGGAAGGCAACTACGACATCGCTGACTACCGCAGCCCTGACGACACCCGGCGCAATGATGAAATCCAGGCGGCCATGACCGGCCTGTTCAGCACGGCCGGCCTGAGCCATGAACTGACCTTCGGCACCAGCGCCTTCCGCCGGGTGATCGACAAGCGCAAGTCGGTCAATGAATACGTCGGCAGCGGCAATATCAATCAGGACCCGGAAACCTTCCCGCCCACCGACAAGCCCCTGAACGACAGTCACCGGCGTCTCGACAGCCGCCAGTACGGGCTGTTCGTCACCGACCGCATCAGCTTCAACGAGCAATGGCAAACCGTGCTCGGTGGCCGCGAAGTGCGCCTGGATGAAAAATCCTTCGATCAACATGGCGTGCAGGAGCGTCACACCCAGCAGTACGAGTTCCTGCCCAACGCTGCGCTGATCTACAAGCCAGTGGAAAACATCTCGTTGTACACCAGCTACAGCAAGGGCCTGTCACTGGGCGGTGAGGCACCGTGGTATGCGAGCAATGATGGGGAAATCCTCGCGCCGACCGTCTCCCGGCAGATCGAAGCCGGGGTGAAATACGACTGGCGCCGCATCAGCTTCGCCGCCGCGGTGTTCCAGACACGCCAGGCCTACCAGTACGCCAAGCCCGACAACGCCGGAGACTTCACCTACGTGCAGCAGGGCCAGCAGAAAAACACCGGCCTGGAGCTGTCAGCCAATGGCTGGGCCACCGAGCGTCTGCAGATTGCGACCAGCGTGGCGGCGATTCGCGCCCGGGTGAGCGGCAGCGGCACGCCGCAATACGAAGGCCACCAGACGATCAACGTGCCCAAGCTGCGCGCCAGTGTATACGCCGACTACGCCCTGCCATGGGTCAACGGCCTGGCGGTACTCGGCGGCGTGCAATACAGCGCCAGCAAGAACGCCAACCGTACCGGCAATGTGGAAGTGGGGGATTATGCGCTGGTCAACATCGGCAGCCGCTACACCACCAAGGTCGACGGCTATGAAACGGTGTTCCGCCTGAGCGTCGACAACCTGTTCGACAAACGCTACTGGCGTGATGCGGGCGAATACATGGGCGATGACTACCTGTTCCAGGGTGCGCCATTGACAGCACGCCTGAGTGCTTCCATCAACTTCTGA
- a CDS encoding carboxymuconolactone decarboxylase family protein: MSARIDFYTASPDAMKAMLALEAAVGKLSIELPLLELVRLRVSQINGCAFCLDMHTADARKGGETERRLCTLSAWRETPFFTPRERAALAWAESLTLISQTHASDEDYSLLNAEFSAAEQVDLSVAIATINSWNRLAVGFRKMPK, translated from the coding sequence ATGTCTGCTCGCATTGATTTCTACACCGCGTCCCCCGATGCGATGAAAGCCATGCTTGCCCTGGAAGCCGCCGTCGGCAAACTGTCGATTGAACTGCCGCTGCTGGAGCTGGTGCGCCTGCGCGTCTCCCAGATCAACGGCTGCGCCTTCTGCCTGGATATGCACACTGCCGATGCCCGCAAGGGCGGCGAGACCGAGCGCCGCTTGTGCACCCTGTCGGCCTGGCGCGAAACGCCGTTCTTCACCCCGCGCGAACGCGCCGCCCTGGCCTGGGCCGAAAGCCTGACGCTGATCAGCCAGACCCACGCCTCGGACGAAGACTATTCGTTGCTCAATGCCGAGTTCAGCGCCGCCGAACAGGTCGACTTGAGCGTGGCCATTGCCACCATCAACAGCTGGAACCGCCTGGCGGTGGGCTTTCGCAAGATGCCTAAGTAA
- a CDS encoding pirin family protein, whose amino-acid sequence MKNIIGIYTSPRGHWVGDGFPVRTLFSYDTMGKHISPFLLLDHAGPADFTPTTQRRGVGQHPHRGFETVTIVYDGEVEHRDSTGAGGTIGPGDVQWMTAAKGILHEEFHSEAFAKRGGALEMVQLWVNLPAKDKMSEAGYQTILDGDIPSLPLANGAGSLRLIAGEFAGRTGPARTFTPIDVWDLRLKGGKAVTLDLHAGRNTALVVLKGTVQVNGQELAREGQLVLFEREGDQLSLESNADAMVLLLSGEPIDEPIVGHGPFVMNTEQEIHQAFADFQSGQFGQMHGASR is encoded by the coding sequence ATGAAAAACATCATTGGTATCTACACCAGCCCACGCGGCCATTGGGTCGGCGACGGTTTTCCGGTTCGTACGCTGTTTTCCTACGACACCATGGGCAAGCACATCAGCCCATTCCTGCTGCTGGACCACGCCGGCCCGGCGGATTTCACCCCCACCACGCAGCGACGTGGCGTGGGCCAGCATCCCCATCGCGGCTTTGAAACCGTGACCATCGTCTACGACGGCGAAGTCGAGCACCGCGATTCCACGGGTGCCGGCGGCACCATCGGCCCGGGCGATGTGCAGTGGATGACTGCGGCCAAAGGGATCCTGCATGAAGAGTTTCATTCCGAAGCCTTCGCCAAACGGGGCGGCGCCTTGGAAATGGTGCAACTATGGGTCAACCTGCCGGCCAAGGACAAAATGAGCGAAGCCGGCTACCAGACCATTCTCGACGGCGATATTCCGTCGTTGCCCCTGGCCAACGGTGCCGGCAGCCTGCGCCTGATTGCCGGTGAGTTCGCTGGCCGCACCGGGCCGGCACGCACCTTCACGCCGATTGACGTGTGGGACCTGCGCCTCAAGGGCGGCAAGGCCGTGACCCTGGACCTGCATGCCGGGCGCAATACCGCGCTGGTGGTGCTCAAAGGCACCGTGCAAGTCAACGGCCAGGAACTGGCACGCGAAGGGCAACTGGTGCTGTTTGAGCGCGAGGGCGATCAGCTCAGCCTGGAGTCCAACGCCGACGCCATGGTGCTGCTGCTCAGTGGTGAACCCATCGACGAGCCCATCGTCGGTCACGGTCCGTTTGTGATGAACACTGAGCAAGAGATTCACCAGGCCTTCGCCGACTTCCAGTCCGGCCAGTTCGGCCAAATGCACGGCGCCTCCCGCTGA
- a CDS encoding mechanosensitive ion channel family protein, which yields MLSFLSDHPMLCALALILIDIVVWRLFSASPGNWKLIARLGIFAVFSAVLFNDGMNPMQLAPYADNTPLHLAATALQIAWWLFAARTLTVLLGALMMQRVGHTGRLLQDLMGAVIFLIAIIAAMAYVLDLPVKGVLATSGAVAIIVGLALQSTLSDVFSGIVLNTTKPYQLDDWISIDGTEGRVTDIDWRATRLQTSQGSMAVIPNSLAAKAKIINFSRPADMFGLAVSLQVSPHARPQTVLEALERAMQGCRQLLAKPAPSVAFKTSTGGGVEYEISGFVPAMALKREVRNQLYDLAYRHLQAAGVSLLSSAESPTSPATTPARALLESSSIFSTLRQEEKETFSQNMTLHTFRAGEMILPRGEVSDHLFIIESGVVSVMLVKAGHAFEAGRMGPGEVIGEAGILGAQSVPADFVAKTYCTLYRIEKEYLKPCLDARHDISEAMQNLLDFRLHTAQHLTQDAPIVPVKKGFLQWLRRRA from the coding sequence ATGCTGTCTTTTCTCTCCGATCACCCGATGCTGTGCGCCCTGGCGCTGATCCTTATCGATATCGTCGTCTGGCGTCTGTTTTCGGCCAGCCCCGGCAACTGGAAGCTGATTGCGCGGCTGGGGATTTTCGCGGTGTTCAGCGCCGTGCTGTTCAACGACGGCATGAACCCCATGCAACTGGCGCCGTACGCCGACAACACCCCGCTGCACCTGGCTGCCACGGCCTTGCAGATCGCCTGGTGGTTGTTTGCCGCGCGCACCCTGACGGTGTTGCTCGGCGCGCTGATGATGCAGCGGGTCGGCCACACCGGGCGGTTGCTGCAAGACCTGATGGGCGCGGTGATTTTCCTGATCGCGATCATCGCGGCCATGGCCTACGTGCTCGACCTGCCGGTCAAGGGCGTACTGGCCACCTCCGGCGCGGTGGCGATCATCGTCGGCCTGGCGCTGCAAAGCACCTTGAGCGACGTGTTCTCCGGAATCGTGCTCAACACCACCAAGCCCTACCAACTGGATGACTGGATCTCCATCGACGGCACCGAAGGCCGGGTGACGGATATCGACTGGCGCGCCACGCGCCTGCAAACCTCCCAGGGCAGCATGGCGGTGATCCCCAATTCACTGGCGGCCAAGGCCAAGATCATCAATTTCTCACGCCCGGCGGATATGTTCGGCCTGGCGGTGAGCCTGCAAGTCAGCCCCCATGCGCGTCCGCAAACAGTATTGGAAGCCCTGGAACGGGCCATGCAAGGTTGCCGGCAATTGCTGGCCAAGCCGGCGCCGAGCGTGGCCTTCAAAACCTCTACCGGTGGTGGCGTGGAGTATGAAATCAGCGGCTTCGTGCCGGCCATGGCCCTCAAGCGCGAGGTGCGCAACCAGCTTTATGACCTGGCCTACCGGCACTTGCAGGCGGCCGGTGTGAGCCTGTTGTCGAGCGCCGAAAGCCCGACCTCGCCGGCCACTACACCCGCACGGGCACTGCTGGAAAGCTCGAGTATCTTCTCGACCCTGCGCCAAGAAGAGAAGGAAACCTTCAGCCAGAACATGACCCTGCACACCTTCCGCGCCGGTGAGATGATCCTGCCGAGGGGGGAGGTCAGCGATCACCTGTTTATCATCGAGTCCGGGGTGGTTTCGGTGATGCTGGTCAAGGCCGGGCACGCGTTCGAAGCCGGGCGCATGGGGCCAGGAGAAGTGATTGGCGAAGCCGGGATTCTGGGGGCGCAAAGCGTGCCGGCGGACTTTGTGGCCAAGACCTACTGCACCCTCTACCGCATCGAAAAGGAATACCTCAAGCCGTGCCTGGATGCGCGCCACGATATCAGTGAAGCCATGCAGAACCTCCTGGATTTCCGCCTGCACACCGCCCAGCACCTGACCCAGGACGCACCGATCGTGCCGGTGAAAAAGGGCTTTTTACAGTGGCTGCGCCGCCGGGCCTGA
- a CDS encoding efflux RND transporter periplasmic adaptor subunit has protein sequence MSPRPPLHRLFSPLALLILLSGCNSQADPTANTAPPRPVLAANVEAAASQQNAYTGVVAARTESDLGFRVSGKVIERKVDPGQHVSRGDILLVLDIGDFELALRSAKNRVNAAQAQLRQRRDDANRYQRLASTGAVSRQIFDQSATNLRVAEAELAAAQSDASQIENRRTYSVLRADGDGVITDVRVERGQVVAEGQIVARLAHDGAREAIIHLPENQRDRASQKALALPFGAPDQAVTATLRELSASADPVTRTYRARYVLHGTVERVALGSTITLRLQGNDQPPHTRVPIGALQDTGNGSGVWLIGADDKVSFAAVTVASLGQEEALLSSGVSPGQRVVALGAHLLHQGDSVRVLPAQAQPFNRRQEP, from the coding sequence ATGAGCCCACGCCCTCCTCTTCACCGCCTTTTTTCGCCCCTGGCGCTGTTGATCCTGCTCAGCGGTTGCAACAGCCAGGCCGACCCCACCGCCAACACCGCCCCACCGCGCCCGGTGCTGGCGGCCAACGTCGAAGCCGCTGCCAGCCAGCAGAATGCCTATACCGGGGTGGTGGCGGCACGCACCGAAAGCGACCTGGGTTTTCGAGTCAGTGGCAAAGTGATCGAACGCAAAGTCGATCCCGGCCAGCACGTTTCCCGGGGCGACATCCTGCTGGTCCTGGATATCGGTGACTTCGAGCTGGCACTGCGCTCGGCAAAAAACCGCGTCAATGCCGCCCAGGCGCAACTGCGTCAGCGCCGTGATGATGCCAATCGCTACCAACGCCTGGCCAGCACCGGCGCGGTGTCACGGCAGATTTTCGACCAGTCCGCGACTAACCTGCGGGTCGCCGAAGCTGAACTCGCCGCCGCCCAGTCGGACGCCAGCCAGATTGAAAACCGTCGCACCTACTCGGTGCTGCGGGCCGATGGCGACGGGGTGATCACCGATGTGCGGGTGGAGCGCGGGCAGGTGGTGGCCGAAGGGCAGATCGTCGCGCGCCTGGCCCACGACGGTGCGCGGGAAGCCATCATCCACCTGCCGGAAAACCAGCGTGACCGCGCCTCGCAAAAAGCCCTGGCCTTGCCGTTCGGTGCGCCGGACCAGGCGGTCACCGCGACATTGCGTGAACTCTCGGCCAGCGCCGATCCCGTCACCCGCACCTACCGCGCGCGCTATGTGCTGCACGGCACGGTCGAGCGTGTCGCCCTCGGTTCCACCATCACCCTGCGCCTGCAAGGCAACGACCAACCGCCACACACCCGCGTGCCGATTGGCGCCTTGCAGGATACCGGCAACGGCAGCGGGGTCTGGCTGATTGGCGCGGATGACAAAGTCAGCTTCGCTGCGGTCACGGTGGCCAGCCTGGGCCAGGAAGAAGCCCTGCTTTCCAGCGGCGTCAGCCCCGGCCAACGGGTGGTCGCCCTCGGCGCGCACCTGCTGCATCAGGGTGACAGCGTGCGCGTGCTGCCCGCCCAGGCACAGCCCTTCAACCGCCGCCAGGAACCTTGA